The Gammaproteobacteria bacterium genome includes a region encoding these proteins:
- a CDS encoding GNAT family N-acetyltransferase yields the protein MEYQTTRLKLRQWREDDLPLFAKMNADPVVMEFYPRTLTVDESNAMARKIMGLIQTKGWGFWAVERLEDQQFLGFTGLHEPDYNLPVSPCVEVGWRLDMEYWGFGYATEAARVALRVAFEELHISQVYSFASVGNFKSRAVMERIGMEDTRFNFEHPLIPPDHSLREHVLYLIKKDTWLMLNERS from the coding sequence ATGGAGTACCAAACCACAAGGCTCAAACTTAGACAGTGGCGTGAAGACGACCTGCCGTTGTTTGCAAAGATGAATGCCGATCCGGTGGTTATGGAGTTCTATCCAAGGACTTTAACGGTAGACGAGTCCAATGCGATGGCGAGAAAAATTATGGGGTTAATCCAAACCAAAGGTTGGGGTTTTTGGGCGGTGGAACGTTTAGAGGATCAACAGTTTCTCGGTTTTACCGGCTTGCATGAACCTGACTACAATTTACCGGTATCCCCTTGCGTTGAAGTCGGTTGGCGTTTGGATATGGAATATTGGGGGTTTGGGTATGCGACGGAAGCGGCTCGGGTGGCTCTTAGAGTGGCTTTCGAAGAACTTCACATCTCCCAGGTTTATTCTTTTGCTTCCGTGGGCAACTTTAAATCGCGTGCTGTTATGGAGCGCATCGGTATGGAAGATACCCGGTTCAATTTTGAACATCCCTTAATACCCCCGGATCATTCCCTGAGAGAACACGTGCTGTATTTGATTAAAAAGGACACTTGGCTGATGTTGAATGAGAGGAGCTGA
- a CDS encoding GNAT family N-acetyltransferase: MITLEPSVIMHEYTLVSQLGGKQIDQLMELYRHEFWCNTRKRSDVEKMLANTDIILGVLDKAENLVGFARVLTDFVYKATLYDLIVHPHMRGKQLGIFLMNSILSHPKLVSVEHIDLNCLASMFPFYQRWGFSADAEILGQLMFMRRLHTQKNV; the protein is encoded by the coding sequence TTGATAACTTTGGAACCCAGTGTCATCATGCATGAATACACCTTAGTTTCGCAGCTGGGCGGGAAACAAATAGATCAACTCATGGAGCTCTATCGTCATGAGTTTTGGTGCAATACCCGCAAGCGAAGTGATGTTGAAAAAATGCTGGCCAATACGGACATTATTTTGGGTGTGTTGGACAAGGCAGAAAATCTTGTGGGGTTCGCCAGGGTGTTAACCGATTTTGTCTATAAAGCAACCCTATATGACCTTATTGTACACCCGCACATGCGTGGTAAACAGTTGGGGATTTTTCTCATGAACTCAATTCTGTCTCATCCGAAGTTAGTCAGTGTAGAGCACATTGATTTAAATTGTCTGGCCTCGATGTTTCCATTCTACCAACGCTGGGGTTTCAGTGCCGACGCAGAAATCTTGGGTCAATTGATGTTTATGCGTCGTTTACACACACAGAAAAATGTATAG
- a CDS encoding LysR substrate-binding domain-containing protein, whose product MNLKDLRYVIAVAETKHFGRAAARCFVSQPTLSGQIKKLEQELGVCIFERTNRSVEITAIGGEILQHARLMLEQADAISQLALAHQDPLAGPLRIGAIPTLSPYMMPLILIPLRDKHPQLKLVLSEEMTHVLTQRLRNHEIDAALLATLVNEPDLTQIELFKEPFWLAHPSKHEFYHKEQITLDDLKNTQLLLLSEGHCLAKQALELCQTDVSGDMADLRASSLETLLQLVGAGFGCTLVPALAMRGSWTTDSGVIARKLELPQAFRTISLAFRSSFPRREALHALCKILLSQLPNTVQALPQDSSW is encoded by the coding sequence ATGAACTTAAAGGATTTGCGATACGTTATTGCCGTTGCGGAAACCAAACACTTTGGGCGTGCCGCTGCCCGTTGTTTCGTCAGCCAACCCACGTTGAGTGGACAAATAAAAAAACTGGAGCAAGAACTCGGGGTTTGTATATTTGAACGCACCAATCGCTCGGTTGAAATTACGGCTATCGGTGGGGAAATTCTACAGCACGCTCGCTTAATGCTGGAACAGGCCGACGCCATTTCTCAGCTGGCCCTGGCGCATCAAGATCCACTGGCCGGACCATTGCGCATTGGTGCCATTCCCACACTCAGCCCTTACATGATGCCGTTGATACTGATCCCACTCAGAGACAAGCATCCACAACTGAAACTGGTATTGTCGGAAGAAATGACTCACGTGTTGACACAGCGGTTACGCAATCATGAAATTGATGCTGCGTTGTTAGCTACCCTGGTTAATGAACCGGATTTAACCCAAATCGAATTATTTAAAGAACCCTTCTGGCTGGCTCATCCGAGCAAGCACGAATTCTACCATAAGGAACAAATAACCCTGGATGACCTGAAAAACACCCAATTATTATTGTTGTCCGAAGGCCATTGCCTGGCCAAACAGGCACTGGAATTGTGTCAAACGGATGTCTCGGGAGACATGGCGGACTTGCGTGCCTCCAGCCTGGAAACCCTGTTGCAACTTGTCGGCGCGGGATTTGGTTGCACTCTGGTGCCGGCCTTAGCCATGCGCGGCAGCTGGACCACCGACAGTGGCGTCATTGCCCGTAAGTTGGAACTGCCCCAGGCGTTTCGCACCATTTCACTGGCGTTTCGCAGCAGTTTCCCCAGACGCGAAGCCTTGCACGCTTTGTGTAAGATTCTACTCAGTCAGTTACCCAATACCGTGCAAGCTCTACCGCAAGACTCAAGCTGGTGA